One segment of Niabella beijingensis DNA contains the following:
- a CDS encoding DUF4978 domain-containing protein has translation MKKFISVTAAFILVYQSGLLFSGCSNNIAQIVPPESAANNHSLTTLPQLEVSKLMTANGKTYLSVDGVPFPLFGAQIRLDALLNCDQLTLNDVENYFIKARDLGVNCVQVPVAWNMIEKTADSLDFTIVDRILYYANKYNLKLELLWFSTNMVGDSFSYLVPQYVLNDSTKRFWRNDEGWFWDYYGYQYTMILDDTWVLEKEVNAVTRLFDHIRTWDAANGEKHPVITAQIHNEPDALVRWRLTQKQLKYRDGTALTKERAWNMTLNALNEIGKAVKNSSYKVATRTNLIGGDLINPYPEATNAKPKDVFDLDGIDFIGVDSYKENLKALKNEVMAYASIPGNYALVAENKGSYGNAPSLILAAAAAGGAYNIYDLATSKYFIDHTTIPAEIDHGVYTWDLQEKWYNNQWFTDKNRRIIKGLVAASVDVARVRPEDFAAFNVSNNYSLQQKNQQIQTTGVGINCQTSTNSIGFVLDMKTYLLVYAVYDTWFQFSNGSFGTVISGRFNANGVFVQEGTATLSGTNALDAAGGVLYRIEYTSSGALQSNTVQFIGNEI, from the coding sequence ATGAAAAAATTTATATCAGTTACGGCAGCTTTCATTTTAGTGTATCAGTCTGGCCTGCTCTTTTCGGGATGCTCCAATAATATCGCTCAGATTGTCCCTCCGGAATCAGCAGCAAACAATCATTCATTGACCACGCTGCCGCAGCTGGAAGTGAGTAAACTTATGACAGCAAATGGCAAGACCTACCTTTCTGTTGACGGAGTTCCCTTTCCGCTGTTTGGGGCACAGATACGGCTGGATGCCTTGCTGAATTGTGACCAGCTGACATTAAATGATGTTGAAAATTATTTTATAAAAGCCAGGGACCTCGGTGTTAATTGTGTACAGGTGCCTGTGGCATGGAATATGATCGAAAAGACAGCAGACAGTCTCGATTTTACGATCGTAGATCGCATTTTGTACTATGCCAACAAATACAATCTGAAGCTGGAACTCCTGTGGTTCAGTACGAATATGGTTGGAGATTCCTTTTCTTACCTGGTACCCCAATATGTACTGAATGATTCCACGAAGCGATTCTGGCGTAATGATGAAGGATGGTTCTGGGATTATTATGGCTATCAGTATACGATGATACTTGATGATACCTGGGTGCTTGAAAAAGAAGTGAATGCCGTAACGCGCTTGTTTGATCATATCCGGACATGGGATGCAGCGAACGGAGAAAAACATCCTGTAATAACCGCACAGATCCATAATGAGCCGGATGCCCTGGTACGTTGGCGGTTAACCCAAAAACAGCTTAAGTATCGTGACGGAACAGCGTTAACAAAGGAGCGGGCATGGAATATGACCCTGAATGCACTGAACGAGATTGGCAAAGCAGTAAAGAACAGCAGCTATAAAGTTGCCACCCGGACCAACCTGATAGGGGGAGACCTTATCAATCCCTATCCTGAAGCAACAAATGCCAAACCCAAAGATGTGTTTGATCTTGATGGCATCGACTTTATCGGGGTGGATTCTTATAAAGAAAATCTGAAAGCGCTAAAAAATGAAGTCATGGCCTATGCATCCATCCCGGGGAACTATGCGTTGGTTGCAGAAAACAAAGGAAGTTACGGAAACGCACCCAGCCTGATCCTTGCAGCAGCGGCGGCAGGCGGAGCTTATAATATCTATGATCTGGCCACAAGCAAATATTTCATCGACCATACCACCATTCCTGCGGAGATCGATCACGGCGTGTATACATGGGATCTGCAGGAAAAATGGTACAACAACCAGTGGTTCACCGATAAGAACCGGCGTATCATAAAAGGACTGGTGGCCGCGTCTGTTGATGTGGCCCGCGTAAGACCGGAAGATTTTGCAGCTTTCAATGTAAGCAATAATTATTCCCTTCAGCAAAAAAACCAGCAAATCCAGACAACCGGTGTCGGGATCAATTGCCAGACAAGCACTAATTCCATAGGGTTTGTTCTGGATATGAAAACGTACCTGCTGGTATATGCGGTTTATGATACCTGGTTCCAGTTCAGCAACGGTAGTTTTGGAACTGTTATTTCGGGAAGATTTAATGCAAACGGAGTGTTTGTGCAGGAAGGCACAGCAACGTTGTCTGGCACAAATGCCCTCGATGCAGCGGGCGGTGTATTGTACAGGATCGAATATACCTCCAGCGGCGCTTTGCAAAGCAATACCGTGCAGTTTATCGGAAACGAGATATAA
- a CDS encoding GRP family sugar transporter yields the protein MFIVNNYQLAIFFCVITMLCWGSWGNTQKLAGRSWRYELFYWDYVTGILLFAVVSAFTLGSMGAEGRSFLEDLKQAEPSNMGSAFLGGIVFNAANILLAAAISIAGLSVAFPVGIGLALILGVVVNFWGSQKGDPVFLFSGVALIMIAIVLNALAYSKQSRQAKKVSSKGLILSLLAGFLMSFFYRFVAASMDLDDFVNPAAGKMTPYTAMFIFACGIFASNFIFNTLVMKRPFAGAPVSYKDYFKGGFRIHLVGVLGGLIWGLGNAFNLIAAGKAGAAVSYGLGQGATLVSAFWGVFIWKEFKNSSGIVNRYLLLMFLLFIAGILLIIRAGAG from the coding sequence GTGTTTATCGTAAATAATTATCAGCTGGCGATCTTTTTTTGTGTGATCACCATGTTGTGCTGGGGCTCCTGGGGCAACACACAAAAACTGGCAGGGCGGTCATGGAGGTATGAATTATTTTATTGGGATTATGTGACCGGTATCCTGCTGTTCGCTGTTGTTTCGGCCTTTACACTGGGGAGCATGGGCGCGGAGGGAAGAAGCTTCCTGGAGGACCTGAAGCAGGCGGAACCGTCCAATATGGGCAGCGCATTCCTGGGGGGTATTGTATTTAATGCTGCCAATATCCTGCTGGCTGCTGCTATTTCTATTGCGGGGTTATCCGTGGCCTTCCCGGTTGGTATCGGCCTGGCACTGATACTGGGAGTGGTGGTGAATTTCTGGGGATCGCAGAAAGGCGATCCGGTATTCCTGTTTTCCGGGGTCGCACTGATCATGATCGCAATCGTTCTGAATGCACTTGCATACAGCAAACAAAGCCGGCAGGCAAAGAAGGTATCATCAAAAGGGCTGATCCTCTCCCTGCTGGCCGGCTTCCTCATGTCGTTCTTCTACCGCTTTGTGGCAGCGTCGATGGACCTGGATGATTTTGTTAACCCTGCAGCCGGGAAAATGACGCCTTACACGGCGATGTTCATTTTTGCCTGCGGCATTTTTGCGAGCAATTTCATTTTTAATACGCTCGTGATGAAACGGCCTTTTGCCGGTGCTCCTGTGTCGTATAAAGATTATTTCAAGGGCGGGTTCCGGATCCATCTGGTAGGTGTGCTGGGTGGTTTGATCTGGGGACTCGGCAACGCCTTTAATTTAATAGCGGCCGGGAAGGCCGGTGCTGCGGTTTCATACGGACTGGGACAGGGCGCCACACTGGTTTCGGCGTTTTGGGGAGTATTTATCTGGAAAGAATTTAAAAACAGTTCAGGGATCGTCAACCGCTACCTGCTGCTGATGTTCCTGTTGTTTATTGCGGGGATACTTCTTATCATCCGTGCCGGAGCGGGATAA
- a CDS encoding RagB/SusD family nutrient uptake outer membrane protein, with translation MSKHIIHTVSILLAGCFLTSCNKFLDKEPLSSLTPEQYLTTESNIASYSTDLYNTLPVHGQWDWGTFQYDNNTDNMAYVTPSDIFAPGFWRVGQTGGSYAFDIIYRCNYFFDKVLPLQQEGKITGIEANIKQYIGEVYFFRAFNYFSKLMALGDFPIVKELYANDLPTLVAVSKRAPCNEVARFILDDLNQALALMPDAPPVGGRNRLNKDAVRLFKSRVALFEGTWLKYFKGTAFVPNGPGWPGKTKNPDYAFPSGSIDGEIDFFLSEAMKEAKTVADKYALVTNTGTYQSNASDPSNAYFDMFGATNMNPFPEIILWKQYDFSLGVTNTIQEFMTKGNNGYGTTRSMINAFVMTDGKPIYKAPYKTSDANAYWGDEDLLLVTKNRDSRARIFFKKPGDNNLHSDPGQQGVKTEPYPDITSATPSLKYTTGYAIRKGLNFDGYQTNQNYSTSGSIIFRAAEAYLNYIEACYERTGQIDGIADAYWKAIRKRALINEDYQYTISLTSMEKEAETDWGAYSAGKLVDATLYNIRRERRCELMAEGFRPMDIRRWRSLDQMISTPYHIQGINLWDKTAALDAYKGLLKEGGNVSPKSFSKYLSPYHIFSNNRVYNGYRWNMAHYLEPIAIQHFLITGNGDAARSPLYQNPGWPLTANERPK, from the coding sequence ATGTCAAAGCACATCATACATACAGTAAGTATTCTGCTGGCAGGTTGTTTCCTTACCTCCTGCAACAAGTTCCTGGATAAAGAACCCTTATCCAGTCTTACCCCGGAGCAGTACCTGACCACCGAATCCAATATTGCATCTTATTCAACAGATCTGTACAATACACTGCCGGTGCATGGCCAGTGGGACTGGGGCACTTTTCAGTACGATAACAATACGGATAATATGGCCTATGTAACCCCCAGCGATATCTTTGCCCCCGGCTTCTGGCGGGTCGGACAAACAGGAGGCTCCTACGCTTTTGATATCATTTACCGGTGCAATTATTTTTTTGATAAAGTACTGCCATTGCAGCAGGAAGGAAAGATCACCGGCATTGAGGCCAACATTAAACAGTATATAGGAGAGGTCTATTTTTTCCGGGCGTTCAACTACTTCAGCAAATTAATGGCCCTGGGCGACTTCCCTATCGTAAAAGAGCTGTATGCGAATGATCTTCCAACATTGGTAGCCGTCAGTAAACGGGCTCCCTGTAATGAAGTGGCCCGGTTTATACTGGACGACCTCAACCAGGCGCTGGCACTGATGCCGGACGCGCCGCCGGTGGGTGGCAGGAACAGGCTGAATAAGGACGCTGTAAGACTGTTTAAATCGCGGGTAGCCCTTTTCGAAGGCACATGGCTTAAGTATTTTAAGGGCACTGCATTTGTTCCGAACGGCCCCGGATGGCCGGGCAAAACAAAGAATCCGGATTATGCCTTTCCCTCGGGAAGCATAGATGGTGAGATCGATTTTTTTCTGTCGGAAGCGATGAAAGAAGCAAAAACCGTTGCCGACAAATATGCGCTGGTGACCAATACCGGAACCTATCAGAGCAATGCTTCGGATCCTTCAAATGCTTATTTTGATATGTTTGGTGCCACCAATATGAATCCCTTCCCGGAGATCATTTTATGGAAGCAGTACGACTTTAGTTTGGGAGTGACCAATACCATCCAGGAATTTATGACCAAGGGAAACAACGGCTATGGAACCACGAGGAGCATGATCAATGCTTTTGTGATGACTGATGGAAAACCGATCTATAAGGCCCCTTACAAAACCAGCGATGCAAACGCTTACTGGGGAGATGAGGATCTTCTGCTGGTTACAAAGAACAGGGATTCGAGGGCCCGGATCTTCTTTAAAAAGCCGGGGGATAACAACCTGCATTCTGACCCCGGACAGCAGGGAGTTAAAACAGAGCCCTATCCCGATATTACCTCTGCCACACCATCCCTGAAATACACCACCGGGTATGCGATCCGGAAAGGGCTGAATTTTGACGGCTATCAGACCAACCAGAATTACAGTACGTCCGGCAGTATTATATTCCGGGCAGCTGAAGCCTATTTGAATTATATAGAAGCGTGTTACGAACGGACGGGACAAATAGACGGGATCGCAGACGCCTACTGGAAAGCCATCCGTAAAAGAGCGCTGATCAATGAAGATTATCAGTATACCATCTCATTGACCAGCATGGAGAAGGAAGCGGAGACGGACTGGGGCGCCTATTCGGCGGGAAAGCTGGTGGATGCAACACTGTACAATATCCGGAGGGAGCGGCGTTGTGAACTGATGGCAGAAGGCTTCCGGCCGATGGATATCCGAAGGTGGCGGTCCCTGGATCAGATGATCAGCACGCCGTATCATATACAGGGGATCAATTTGTGGGACAAGACCGCGGCACTGGATGCTTATAAAGGACTGCTGAAAGAAGGCGGGAATGTTTCGCCGAAATCATTTAGTAAATACCTCTCACCCTATCATATCTTTTCAAATAACCGTGTGTATAATGGCTATCGCTGGAACATGGCGCATTATTTAGAGCCCATAGCAATACAGCACTTCCTGATAACCGGGAACGGGGACGCTGCCCGGTCCCCGTTATATCAGAACCCCGGCTGGCCGTTGACGGCGAATGAGAGACCAAAATGA
- a CDS encoding SusC/RagA family TonB-linked outer membrane protein, which translates to MEKKKNMRHLCRAVRRLLLLSLLSVKLSLLLNAQQTTVTGFVKDSSGQPLSGVTLSVKGTDRHTVSGKDGSFSIEAAKGDSIRYSSVGYESGVFVVNDSSPREIILNTVNTVLGDIVVVGFGRQKKTNLTGAVGVIDSRAFEAIPVQNAVQALQGRVPGLNITQTSGGALNARAGIDVRGLATIGQGSSGGALVLIDGIEGDLFSINPQDIASVSVLKDAAASSIYGSRAPFGVLLVTTKKGQAGKTKFNYNNSFRYNSAINMPKEMDSYTWAIYFNEASNNAGWGDVIGPEQLGRIKDYIDGNINTVTIPNPGNPNTWSNGYELANDNIDYYKVFYKEVTPAQEHNLSISGGSDHVSFYVSGNYLDQGGLMKFGSDGLKRYNLFGKLDARLSKIASINYNSRYIRSDYHQPRHMSNDFFQEIGRQSWPIGPLYDPNGFLFNDHALTLRDGGEIKNQASSIIQQATLTLEPVKGWHIVGSVNYRNETNFNHEDGKPIVQMQVDGIHPGNEWYYNWVSESASKNDYLNYNIYSDYEKTIRQKHYFKILGGFQAEDNNYRDLWASKDGIMVLTVPTINTTSGMGKNGDLIPPRVSGGYSSWSTAGFFGRVNYSFKEKYLFEANLRYDGSSRFRENNRWGFFPSFSAGWNIAREAFFEPLSGIFSELKLRGSYGSLGNQNTSSLYPTYTTMGYSTSSGGWLINGARPNISWAPGLISTSLTWEKIQSWNLALDWSLLKNRLTGSFDYFVRNTLNMVGPSDELPVILGTGVPVTNNTDLSTRGFELELGWKDRIFKELGYNVRFVLSDAQGKITRYSNPSGTLSQYYEGMKWGEIWGYQTVGIARTNEAMQEHLSGLPNGGQENLGSNWVAGDIMYADINGDGKINSGAYTIGDHGDLRVIGNATPRYSYGFSLGLDWKGIDFSIFLQGVAKRDYFQGSFYFWGADAGGRWNSMGLVQHADYFRDNPGHPLGLNPDGYYPRPLWGTNKNQQVQTRYLQNAAYLRIKNLQLGYSLPSKIISKARLEKVRLFFSGENLATFTKMSKLFDPETISGGSGTGRGNVYPLQKVYSFGINVTF; encoded by the coding sequence ATGGAAAAGAAAAAAAACATGCGGCATTTATGCCGTGCTGTGAGACGTTTGCTATTATTATCGTTGCTATCAGTAAAATTAAGCCTGCTGCTGAATGCACAGCAAACAACCGTCACCGGTTTTGTTAAGGACAGCAGCGGTCAGCCGCTTTCCGGGGTAACATTATCCGTTAAAGGAACGGACCGGCATACTGTTTCCGGAAAAGACGGAAGCTTCAGCATTGAGGCTGCCAAAGGAGATAGCATCAGGTATTCATCGGTCGGTTATGAGTCCGGGGTATTTGTCGTAAATGACAGCAGTCCCCGGGAGATCATTTTAAATACCGTGAACACGGTTTTAGGTGATATCGTGGTTGTGGGATTTGGCAGGCAGAAAAAGACAAATCTTACAGGAGCGGTGGGGGTTATTGATTCCAGGGCCTTTGAAGCGATACCGGTACAAAATGCAGTACAGGCACTTCAGGGCCGGGTACCGGGATTAAACATCACACAGACTTCCGGAGGTGCCCTGAATGCCCGGGCGGGTATTGATGTGCGGGGACTGGCCACTATCGGGCAGGGCTCTTCCGGCGGGGCATTGGTGCTCATTGACGGGATCGAAGGCGATCTGTTTTCCATAAACCCCCAGGATATCGCATCTGTTTCGGTATTGAAAGATGCGGCGGCTTCCTCCATATATGGTTCCCGTGCGCCGTTTGGCGTGCTGCTGGTAACAACCAAAAAAGGCCAGGCGGGTAAAACAAAATTCAATTATAACAACAGCTTCCGGTATAACAGCGCTATCAATATGCCGAAAGAAATGGATTCCTATACCTGGGCAATTTATTTTAATGAAGCGTCGAACAATGCAGGCTGGGGAGATGTGATCGGACCCGAACAACTGGGCCGGATAAAAGATTATATAGATGGCAACATTAATACCGTTACCATCCCCAATCCCGGTAATCCCAACACCTGGAGCAACGGGTATGAACTGGCGAATGATAATATTGATTACTATAAGGTCTTTTATAAAGAGGTTACCCCGGCGCAGGAGCACAACCTGAGCATCAGTGGCGGCAGCGACCACGTTTCTTTTTATGTTTCCGGAAATTATCTTGATCAGGGAGGACTGATGAAGTTTGGCAGTGACGGACTGAAACGGTATAATCTGTTTGGCAAGCTGGACGCCCGGCTGTCTAAAATAGCCAGTATCAATTACAACAGCCGGTACATACGATCCGATTATCACCAGCCCCGGCACATGAGCAATGATTTCTTCCAGGAGATCGGAAGACAGTCATGGCCCATCGGTCCGCTGTATGATCCGAACGGTTTTTTATTCAACGATCATGCACTGACATTGAGAGATGGTGGTGAAATAAAGAACCAGGCGTCCTCCATTATACAGCAGGCGACCTTAACACTGGAGCCGGTAAAAGGATGGCATATCGTAGGAAGCGTCAATTACAGGAATGAAACGAATTTTAATCACGAGGACGGTAAGCCGATCGTTCAGATGCAGGTGGACGGCATCCATCCGGGCAATGAGTGGTATTATAACTGGGTAAGTGAATCGGCCAGTAAAAACGATTACCTCAATTATAATATCTATAGTGACTACGAAAAAACGATCCGCCAAAAACATTATTTCAAGATACTGGGCGGCTTTCAGGCAGAAGACAATAACTACCGGGACCTTTGGGCATCAAAGGATGGTATTATGGTGCTTACCGTACCTACAATAAATACCACCTCAGGAATGGGAAAGAATGGTGATCTGATCCCTCCTCGTGTATCGGGTGGTTATTCCAGCTGGTCGACGGCAGGATTCTTTGGACGGGTGAATTACAGCTTTAAAGAGAAATACCTTTTTGAAGCGAACCTGCGTTACGACGGAAGCTCCCGGTTCCGCGAGAATAACCGGTGGGGCTTTTTCCCTTCGTTTTCCGCAGGATGGAATATAGCGCGGGAAGCATTTTTTGAGCCGCTATCCGGAATATTCAGCGAGCTTAAACTCAGGGGGTCCTATGGAAGCCTGGGCAACCAGAATACAAGTTCACTGTATCCCACGTATACCACCATGGGATACAGTACGTCTTCGGGCGGGTGGCTCATCAACGGCGCCCGGCCGAATATTTCCTGGGCACCGGGGCTGATCAGCACATCATTGACATGGGAAAAGATACAATCCTGGAACCTGGCACTGGACTGGAGCTTGCTGAAGAACCGGCTGACAGGCTCTTTTGATTACTTTGTACGGAACACCCTGAATATGGTGGGTCCTTCGGATGAATTACCGGTGATATTGGGTACCGGTGTACCGGTTACCAATAATACGGATCTGTCTACAAGAGGTTTTGAGCTGGAACTGGGCTGGAAAGACCGGATATTTAAGGAGCTGGGTTATAATGTACGTTTTGTATTATCCGATGCGCAGGGTAAGATCACAAGATATTCCAATCCCTCCGGTACACTGTCGCAGTATTATGAAGGGATGAAGTGGGGGGAGATCTGGGGCTATCAGACCGTTGGGATCGCCCGGACAAATGAGGCGATGCAGGAGCACCTCAGCGGGCTTCCGAATGGGGGACAGGAGAACCTGGGCAGCAATTGGGTGGCGGGGGATATCATGTATGCCGATATCAATGGCGATGGCAAGATCAATTCAGGAGCTTATACGATCGGCGACCACGGCGATCTGAGAGTAATAGGAAATGCGACCCCGCGTTACAGCTATGGTTTCAGTCTTGGGCTGGACTGGAAAGGCATCGACTTCAGTATCTTCCTGCAGGGGGTGGCCAAAAGGGATTATTTCCAGGGAAGTTTTTATTTCTGGGGTGCAGACGCCGGCGGTCGCTGGAATTCCATGGGCCTGGTACAGCATGCGGATTATTTCAGAGACAATCCCGGTCATCCCCTGGGCCTGAACCCGGACGGCTATTATCCCCGGCCGCTCTGGGGCACCAATAAAAACCAGCAGGTACAGACCCGTTATCTTCAGAATGCTGCTTATTTACGCATCAAAAACCTGCAGCTGGGATACAGTCTTCCTTCAAAAATCATATCGAAGGCCCGATTGGAAAAAGTACGGCTGTTCTTTTCCGGAGAGAACCTGGCAACATTTACAAAAATGTCGAAGCTGTTTGATCCCGAAACCATTTCAGGAGGATCCGGAACCGGAAGGGGCAATGTATACCCGCTTCAAAAAGTCTATTCATTTGGTATCAATGTAACTTTTTAA